The following is a genomic window from Micromonospora cathayae.
CCTGCTCACCGCCGTCGTGACGCTGCTGTTGGCCACGGCGTCCCCGGCCACCGCGTCCGCCACCACGGTGGCGGCCGTCTCGACCACGATCGGCACCACCAACGTGACCCCGATGTGGGGTCCGCAACTGCCCAAGGTCGTCCACGACGCCAACTCCGGCTGGTACTACACCGCGACGATGGACGGCTCCGGCAGCGCCTACCCCTGGCAGGCCCGGATCTGGAAGTCGCCGAACGGCACCTCGTGGACGCTGGCGGCGACCCTCAACCAGTACGTCTACCAGCCCCCGGCGTTGCTGCTCGACTCCGGCAACCGGCTGTGGCTGACCGTCCCCTGCTACACCGGCGGCCAGTGCTACCCGGGTGTCACCCCGCTCGCCGGCGGCGTCAACCAGTACGTCTACCTGGTCCGGTTGCAGTTCACCACCGTGCTCGGCGACGGCTCGCTCAGCCTCACCACCTGGAACGACCACTCGGTGCGGACCACCAGCGCCGAGCGGTACTACGGCGGGATCGCCATCGACGACGACCGCCGCTACGTCTACCACGCGTACAGCCGGTCCAACTGGGACCTGTACGTCGCCCGGTTCGACACCTGGACCAACACCGAGACCGTCACCTACGTCGCCAGTCCGGGCGTCAACGAGGCGTACCTCTATCCCCGGGTGCGGCCCGGGACGGCCAGCGGCGAGGTGTGGCTGTCGTTCAACCAGACCGAGCTGAACACCGGCAGCAGCGCCACCATCCACGGGGTACAGCTCTGGCGCAGCACCGACGGCGGGGCGACCTTCCCGTCCCGGTTCATGGTCGCGTCCTGCCCCTCTCCGGACGGGACGGCCAACTGGTGTGACGCGGTGGACCTGGTCATCGACGGTGCGAACGCCCCGCACGTGCTCTTCTACAAGAAGATCTCCGGCGTCTCGCACCTGTACTACTGGAAGGGCAACGCCGGCTCGGTGACCCTGCCGGGCAGCCCGGTCGACCTGGGCGGCTACGACAACCACGCGCAGATCGTGCTCGGGGCCGCCGGGGAACGGTTCGTCTTCGGCACGCTCGCCGGCGCGCCGGACAACGTGCTGCGGGTGCTGCGCAGCACCACCGGCACGTCCTGGAGCACCGAGACGCACGCGGTCTCCGGTGCCGACCGCACCTACTCGCCGAACCTGATGCGGCGCGAGTCCGGCTCGTTCCACACCAACGGCAGCGAGATCTTCCGGATGCTGCTCTCCAGCAGACCGTCGGGCGGGAGTGTGTACTCCCGCCTCGACTTCCTGACCTACACCGCGACCTGACCCCGCAGCGCCCGCAGGGCGTCCGCGACCACCTCGAGGGTGCGGTCCACATCGTCGTCGGTGTGGGCCGCCGAGAGGAACCACAGGCCGCGTGGCACGACGTTGACCCCCCGGGCGAGCAGCTCCCGGTGCAGCACGCCCATGCCGGCCCGGTCGGTGGCGGCGAAGTCGCGGTAGTCGCGCACCGCCGCCGCCGGGGTCAGGTACGTCTGGAAGACCGGCCCCGGGCCGTCCACCAGCATCGGCACCCCGGCCTGCGCCGCCGCCTCGCGGATGCCGGCCATCAGCCGCCCGCCGAGCCGGTACAGGTGCGGGTAGATCGTGTCCCGGTCCCGTTCGATGGCGGTGAGGTTGCCGACCGCGGCGGCCATGCCGAGCGGATTGCTGTTGAACGTGCCGGCGTGCCCGACCTCGCCCCGGGTGACCACGTCCATCACCTCGCGTCGACCGGCGATGGCCGCGACCGGCAGGCCACCGGCGATCGCCTTGCCGTAGACGGCCAGGTCGGGGGTGACGCCGAGGTACTCCTGCGCCCCACCGGCCGCCAGCCGGAACCCGGTGATCACCTCGTCGAAGATCAACAGGCAGCCGTACGACCGGCACAGCTCCCGTACCGTGTCGAGGAACCCGGGGACCGGGGCGATGCAGCCGGTGTTGCAGAGCACCGGCTCCATGACGATCGCCGCGATCTCCGTCCCGTGCGCGGCCATCAGCGCGGTCAGCGTCTCCGCGTCGTTCCAGGGCGCGATGACCAGGTCACCGGCCGAGCTGCGCTGCTGTCCGCCGGTGCCGGGGACCGGGACCGGACTGTCCACCGGGCCGGCGGCGTCGACGGCCGGGTGCAGACTCCACAGGGCGGCGTCCAACCAGCCGTGGTAGTGCCCCTCGAACTTGAGGATCTTCTGCCGTCCGGTGGCCCCCCGGGCGATCCGCCACGCGCCGATCACCGCCTCGGAGCCGACCGTGTTGAACCGGACCAGGTCCGCCCCGGGCACCAGCCGGCACACCAGCTCGGCCGCCTCGACCTCCAGCGGGTGCTGCGCGGCGTACGCCTGACCCCGGCCGAGCTGCGCGGCCACCGCGTCCACCACGGCCGGGGCGGAGTGCCCGAGCAGCATCGGGCCCTGGGCGAGCACGTAGTCGACGTACTCGGTGCCGTCGACGTCCCACAGGCGCGCGCCGGCCGCCCGGTCCACGTAGAGCGGCACCCCCGGGCCGCGTCGGGCGTCGCTGGACACCCCGCCGGCAAGGACCCGCCCGGCCCGCTCGTACAGCGCGGCACTGCGCTGGCGCACCGGCTTTCCGTTCATCATGGTTACTCTCCGTATCTGGCCGGGTGCGACTCAAAGCCGCCCGGAAGACCGTAGATCAGCCTGCACCGGGCCGGTCAAGAGCTCAGGACCAGCGCCGGAGCACCAGAACAACAACGGGACCGCCAGCACATGAACGGTGGTTGTCGCGCCCGGCACCCCCTGCGTACGGTCATCGCACTACACAGCGAGTGAGGGAGGCCGTACGTGGATCCGTTGATGGTCGGCATCGTCGGAACGGGCATCATGGCGCGGACGCACGCCGCGGTGCTCGCCGCGTACCACCGCAGCGCGATCGGCGGCTGGGCGACCCGGGACGCCTCCCGCGCCACCGACCTGTCGCAGTTCGGGCCCGCCCCGCTCTTCCCGGACGCCGCGACCCTCGCCCGGCACCCCGGGGTGGATGCCGTCCTCGTCGCCACCCCGGACCACCTGCACGCCGAGGCGGCCCTGGCGGCCATCGAGGCGGGCAAACACGTGCTGATCGAGAAGCCGCTGGCCACCACCGCCGCCGACGCCCGCCGGATCCGCGACGCGGCGGCCGCCCAGGACGTGACCGCGATGACCCTGTTCAACCACCGCTGGGTGCCGGCGTACTGGCAGGCCAAGGAGCACACCGCCGACCGGCGGCACGGCCGACCGGTGCTCGCGTACGCGCGCAAGAACGACACCCGGTACGTGCCCACCACGATGATCTCGTGGGCGGCCCGGACCACCCCGTCCTTCTTCCTGTCCAGCCACGACCTCGACCTGCTGCTGTGGTACTTCGACGACCGGGTGGTGGAGGTGTACGCCACCGCCGTGCACGGCGTGCTGCGCGGACTCGGCGTCGACACCCCCGACGCGGTCCAGGCGCAGATCCGGTTCGCCGGCGGCGCGGTCGCGACGCTGGAGGCCTGCTGGACCTATCCCGACACCTTCCCGACCATGACCGACTCGTTCGTCGAACTCGTCTTCGAGGGCGCGGTACTGCATCTCGATCGCAAGCGGGAGCAGTTGGAACTCGCGACCGAGGAGAGCTACAGCTTTCCCCGCAACCAGCTCGCCGGCCGGGTGGGCGGCAGGCCCTCCGGCTCCGTCGCCGCCGCCGTCGCGCACTTCGTCGACGCGGTGCTGGACGGGACTTCCCCCCTCGTGACGCTGGACAGCTCGGTCCACGTGACCGAGGTGCTGGTGGCCATCGACGAGTCGTGGCGCAGTGGTCGGCCGGTAACCGTTGATCAAGAAGGGTGAACACTTATGAAGATCCGCGGAGCGGCACGCCTCGGCGCCGCCCTCGTGGCCGGCGTCATGCTGCTGTCCGGCTGCATGTTCAGCGGTTCCGAACCCGCTGACGACTCCGCCGCAGCCGCCGACCCGGCCAAGCTGACCGGCGAGTTCGAGGTGGTCAGCTTCTATCCGGCCGGTTCGCCCGACTACCAGCGGCTGGAAGGGCTGGCCCGGGAGTTCGAGGGCCGCTACCCCGACGCGAAGGTGAAGCTGGTGTTCGGCGGCGGCCAGGACGTGCCGCAGATCCAGGCCCGCTGGCGGGCCGGCAACCCGCCCGAGGTCAACTTCGGCTTCTTCGGCCGGCTCGCCGGCAACCCGGACGGCATGACCTACGTCGACGCCGGTCAGGTCCAGCCGCTCACCGACGCGATGAACAAGCCGCTGGCCGGCTACGACCAGCCCTGGAAGGACGCCGTCCTGCCGGCCGTCCGTAGCCAGCTGACCGCGCCGGACGGCACCTACTACGCCGCCCCCGACGCCGTCACCACGATCCAGTTCTTCTACAACAAGAAGATCTTCTCCGACCTCGGCGTCCAGCCGCCGACGACCATCGACGAGCTCTTCACCGTCGCCGACAAGGTCAAGGCCGGTGGGGTCGCGCCGTTCGCGGTGACCGGCACCTTCGCCCCCTACCTCCAGCTCTACCTCGACTACCTGCTGCTGCGCCGGGCCGGTGGGCAGAACGTGCTCGACGCGATCGACGGCAAGAAGGACTTCGCGTCGCTGCCGGGCGTCCGGGAGGCCGCCGCCGACCTGGAACGGATGGTCGACAACGGGTACTTCCTGGAGAACTTCCGGTCCACCGACTTCACCGCCGCGCAGCTTGCCTTCTTCCAGGGCAAGTCGGCGATGATCCTGATGGGCTCCTGGCTGATCGGCGAGATGAAGCAGAGCATCCCCCCGGGCTTCGAGGTCGGCACCTTCCCGTTCCCGACGATCCCCGGCGCGGCCGGCGACCAGACCGGCGTCTTCGGCGGGGTCAACCTCCAGACCGTCGCCAAGCAGTCGAAGAACCCGGCGCTCGGCATCGCCTGGCTCCAGTTCCTCGCCGAGAAGGGCAACCAGCAGAAGTTCGTCGAGCAGACCGGCAACATCTCGGCCTACGCCGGGGTGCCCGCGCCCGCCGGCTTCGAGGCCCAGGCGGGACTGCTCAACCAGGAGAACGCCTTCTGGCCGTCGTACTTCGCGGCGCTGAGCCAACCGACGGCGGTCAAGGACGCCTACGGGGTACCGATCACCAGGGTGTTCTTCGGTGAACTGGACGGTGCCGGGCTGGTGACCGAGATCAACGACGGGCTCCGGAAGGCACGGGGCTGACGCGATGGCACGGGTGATGGCACGGCGGCGGGTCGGAATCGTGGAGCGTCAGAAACGGCGGCTCGTCGTCCCGTTCCTGCTGCCGGCCTTCGCCGCGTACGCGTTCTTCATGCTCTACCCGGCGTTCAGCACCTTCTACGTGGCGCTGACCGACTGGAACGGGGTCAGCGCGCCGGACTTCGTCGGGCTGGGCAACCTGACCGAACTCGCCGCCGACGAGACGTTCCGGTCGACCATCGGCAACACCGTGACGTTCGTGGTGATCGGGGCGATGATCCTCTTCCCCGGCGCGTTGTTCTTCGCGTACGTCACCCAGAAGCTCCGGTTCGGCAAGGTCTACCGGTTCTTCATCCTCGCCCCGGTCGTGCTCTCGGTGACCACCGCGGCGCTGCTGTGGAAGTTCCTGCTGAACCCGAACTTCGGCGTGGTCGGCGTGGAACTGCTCGGCCAGCCGTCCACCGCGATGCTGATGGTGGTGCTGGCCACGGTCTGGCACGGCATCGGCATCTGGATGCTGCTGTTCGCGGCGGCGTTCGAGCGGGTGCCGGTCGAACTGCGTGAGGCGGCCACCCTGGACGGCGCGTCGGCGTTCCAGGTCTTCCGGCACGTGGTGTGGCCGCTGATCTGGGACGTGACCCGGACCCTGCTCATCCTCTGGATGATCCAGGGCCTGCAGACCTTCGCCTTCATCATCGCGATGACCGGCGGTGGCCCGCTCCGGTCGACCGAGGTGATCGGCACGTACCTGTACGGCGTCGCCTTCACCGAGGGCCGGTTCGGCTACGCGGCGACCATCGCGGTGGTGCTCTTCGCCGCGATCCTCACCCTGACCCTGTCGGTCAACCGGCTGACCAAACGGGAAAGCGAGCAGTACTGATGAGGGTGCGTCCCGGACGTGTCGCGCTGCACCTGGCGCTCGCGTCGTACTGCCTCACCTCGGTCGGGGCCTTCGTCTGGTGCGTCATGGTGTCGCTGAAGACCAACCCGGAGTTCTTCTCCACCAGCCCCTGGTCACCCCCGGTGTCGCCGCAGTTCGACAACTACGCCCAGGCGTGGAACACCGCCCAGATCAGCCGGTTCTTCGCCAACAGCCTCTACACCACGGTGACCAGCGTGGTACTCGGGCTGCTGATCTCGGTGATGGCGGCGTACGTGCTGGCCCGGGTGGACTTCCCGGGACGCGGCCTGCTGCGGATGGTCTTCCTCAGCGGCCTGATGATGCCCGGCTTCCTGGTCATCGTGCCGCTCTACTTCCTGCTGCGGGACCTGGGGCTGCTCGGCACGCTCAACGGACTCGTCCTGGTCTACGTCGCCTCGCACGTGCCGTTCAGCGTGTTCATCCTGCACAGCTTCTTCGCCTCGCTGCCGAAGGAACTGGAGGAGGCGGCGTACGTCGACGGTGCCTCGCCGAGCCGTACCTTCTTCCGGATCATCCTGCCGCAGGCCATGCCGGCCGTCACCGGGGTGGCCCTGCTCAACACCCTGACGTCCTGGAACGAGTTCTTCTTCGCGCTGGTGTTCCTCACCGACGAGGCCGCGCAGACCATCCCGGTCGGGATCCTGGGCCTCCAGGTCAACGCGCAGTACGCGGCGAACTGGGTGCAGCTGTTCGCCGGCCTCGTCATCACGATGCTCCCGGTGCTCGTCCTGTTCGCGGTCGCCCAGGACCGCATCGCGCGGGGACTGAGCACCGGAGCGCTGAAGGGCTGACATGAGACTGCTGGTGCGCGAGGAGGTCGGCGTCGCCCGCGACGCCGAGGTGGTGGTCTGCGGGGTGCCCCGCCCCGACACACCCGCCGGCACCCCGCTGGTGGTGCGCACACCCGACGGCGGGACGCTGCCGGTCCAGGTGCTGGGCGCGGCCGGCGACTGGACGGCGGTGGCCTTCCCCGCCACCGTCGGCCCGCTCGGCACCGTCGAGTACACGCTGACGGCCGGCACGGCCCAGCCGACGGTCACCGTCCGGGCCGTCCCCGGACCGGACGGCGTCGACGTCGACACCGGCGCGGTGCGCTTCCAGGTCCGCCCCGGTGCCGTCGACCCCCTGGCCGGGCTGCCCGGCCTCCGTTCCGCCCGGATCCACCTGGTCGGGCCCGACGGGGTGCCGCACGTCGCCACCTGCGAGGCCGCCGACGTGACGGTCGTGCACGACGGGCCGTTGCAGGCCACGGTACGGCTGACCGGCCGGTACCGGGCCGCCGCCGTCGGGTCGTGGGCGTTCCAGGCGGACGTGACGGCCACCGCCGGCGCCGGCCACGTCGACCTTGACCTGCGCGTGGTCAACGACACCGACGAACCCGAGTCGGCGGTAGCCGAGTGGCGGGTCGACATCGGCACCGCCGCGGTGACGGCGGCCGAGTGCGGCGTCTTCGACGTGACGCACCGGACGACCGCGCCGTTCACCCTGCGGCACCGGGGCCAGGGGCACGCCCGGGGCATCTTCGCCACCGCCGAGGTCGCCGCCGCCGAGGAGGCCGACGCCGCGACCCGGTGGCAGGACGCCAGCGTGGCCGGCTACCACGACCGCTGGGAGTGGGCCGAGCTGCACGGCCGGCAGGCCACCAACTGGGTGCTCACCGAGACCCCGCAGGGCACCGTCACGGTCGCCGTGCACCGCTTCGGTGAGAACCATCCCGGCGACGTCGCGGTCGGCCCGGACGGGATCACCGTACGGTTCTGGCCCACCGACGCCGGCGAACTGCGGATGACCCAGGGCGCGGCCAAGACCCGCCGGCTCCGGGTCGGCGTCGGCGCCGACCGGCGGGCCGGCCTGCGGCTCGACCATCCCGTGGTGCCGTTCCCGGCCGACGCGCTCGACACCACGGCGGTGCCCCGCATCCTGCCCTACCGGCCCGACCGGTACCCGCACCTGGAGGCGCACATCAGGGAGGAACTGTTCGGCTGGTACCAGTACGGGCAGTCGCGTGGCTTCCACGACCTCGGGGACAGCGTGCAGGGCATCACCGTCGGACCGCGCACCGGATACTCGGCCAACAACGAACACGACGCCCTGTACGCGCTGACCCTGCACTACCTGCGCTCCGGTGAACGCGCCTACCACGACTCGGCCGAGGCGTACGCCGACCACCTGCGGGACATCGACCTGATCCACCACAGCACCCGTAACCCGTACGAGGTCGGCGGGGTGCGGGCGCACGGCCGGGCGCACCTGCACTACGTCCGGGCGCGTACCCCGCACGGCGAGATCTGGACCTCCGTCGACACCGGACACGTCTGGACCGAGGGGCTGGTGCTGTTCGGCCAGGTGTCCGGGGACGGCCGCTACCTCGACGCCGCCCGCCGCATCGGCGACTGCCTCGTCCGGTTGCACGAGATCGGCTGGACCCGGCCGGAACCCGGTCCCCGCAACAGCGGCTGGCCGCTGATCGCGCTCGCCTCCCTGGCCCGCGCCACCGGGGAGGCCCGCTACCTCGACGTGGTCGGGCGGATCGCCCGGCGGGCGGTCGCCGCCCAGCACCCGGACGGCCGCTGGCTGATGCGCCTCGGCCTG
Proteins encoded in this region:
- a CDS encoding aspartate aminotransferase family protein; this encodes MMNGKPVRQRSAALYERAGRVLAGGVSSDARRGPGVPLYVDRAAGARLWDVDGTEYVDYVLAQGPMLLGHSAPAVVDAVAAQLGRGQAYAAQHPLEVEAAELVCRLVPGADLVRFNTVGSEAVIGAWRIARGATGRQKILKFEGHYHGWLDAALWSLHPAVDAAGPVDSPVPVPGTGGQQRSSAGDLVIAPWNDAETLTALMAAHGTEIAAIVMEPVLCNTGCIAPVPGFLDTVRELCRSYGCLLIFDEVITGFRLAAGGAQEYLGVTPDLAVYGKAIAGGLPVAAIAGRREVMDVVTRGEVGHAGTFNSNPLGMAAAVGNLTAIERDRDTIYPHLYRLGGRLMAGIREAAAQAGVPMLVDGPGPVFQTYLTPAAAVRDYRDFAATDRAGMGVLHRELLARGVNVVPRGLWFLSAAHTDDDVDRTLEVVADALRALRGQVAV
- a CDS encoding Gfo/Idh/MocA family protein, producing MDPLMVGIVGTGIMARTHAAVLAAYHRSAIGGWATRDASRATDLSQFGPAPLFPDAATLARHPGVDAVLVATPDHLHAEAALAAIEAGKHVLIEKPLATTAADARRIRDAAAAQDVTAMTLFNHRWVPAYWQAKEHTADRRHGRPVLAYARKNDTRYVPTTMISWAARTTPSFFLSSHDLDLLLWYFDDRVVEVYATAVHGVLRGLGVDTPDAVQAQIRFAGGAVATLEACWTYPDTFPTMTDSFVELVFEGAVLHLDRKREQLELATEESYSFPRNQLAGRVGGRPSGSVAAAVAHFVDAVLDGTSPLVTLDSSVHVTEVLVAIDESWRSGRPVTVDQEG
- a CDS encoding carbohydrate ABC transporter permease encodes the protein MRVRPGRVALHLALASYCLTSVGAFVWCVMVSLKTNPEFFSTSPWSPPVSPQFDNYAQAWNTAQISRFFANSLYTTVTSVVLGLLISVMAAYVLARVDFPGRGLLRMVFLSGLMMPGFLVIVPLYFLLRDLGLLGTLNGLVLVYVASHVPFSVFILHSFFASLPKELEEAAYVDGASPSRTFFRIILPQAMPAVTGVALLNTLTSWNEFFFALVFLTDEAAQTIPVGILGLQVNAQYAANWVQLFAGLVITMLPVLVLFAVAQDRIARGLSTGALKG
- a CDS encoding carbohydrate ABC transporter permease; its protein translation is MERQKRRLVVPFLLPAFAAYAFFMLYPAFSTFYVALTDWNGVSAPDFVGLGNLTELAADETFRSTIGNTVTFVVIGAMILFPGALFFAYVTQKLRFGKVYRFFILAPVVLSVTTAALLWKFLLNPNFGVVGVELLGQPSTAMLMVVLATVWHGIGIWMLLFAAAFERVPVELREAATLDGASAFQVFRHVVWPLIWDVTRTLLILWMIQGLQTFAFIIAMTGGGPLRSTEVIGTYLYGVAFTEGRFGYAATIAVVLFAAILTLTLSVNRLTKRESEQY
- a CDS encoding ABC transporter substrate-binding protein, producing the protein MKIRGAARLGAALVAGVMLLSGCMFSGSEPADDSAAAADPAKLTGEFEVVSFYPAGSPDYQRLEGLAREFEGRYPDAKVKLVFGGGQDVPQIQARWRAGNPPEVNFGFFGRLAGNPDGMTYVDAGQVQPLTDAMNKPLAGYDQPWKDAVLPAVRSQLTAPDGTYYAAPDAVTTIQFFYNKKIFSDLGVQPPTTIDELFTVADKVKAGGVAPFAVTGTFAPYLQLYLDYLLLRRAGGQNVLDAIDGKKDFASLPGVREAAADLERMVDNGYFLENFRSTDFTAAQLAFFQGKSAMILMGSWLIGEMKQSIPPGFEVGTFPFPTIPGAAGDQTGVFGGVNLQTVAKQSKNPALGIAWLQFLAEKGNQQKFVEQTGNISAYAGVPAPAGFEAQAGLLNQENAFWPSYFAALSQPTAVKDAYGVPITRVFFGELDGAGLVTEINDGLRKARG